A region of the Pseudomonadota bacterium genome:
GACCAGACGCCCTGAAGGCGATGCGCACCTTCGACCTTGCGAAGGTCGAGCTCAGCCCCGCCGTGCTTGCCCGCACGTGTGTCGAGGAAGCCTCGACCCGGCAGGACGTGCTCCCCACCATGTCCGCCATCGATACCGCCGCCATGCCCGCCGTGGCGGAGGCGTTCAGCGCGCTGGGAACCGCTTTGAAAGCCCACCCCGAGACCTCGGCCGCAGTGGCGGCCCACGCCGACGCCTCAACCCCGTTCGACGCGTTCCGCGACGCCACAGACTTCCTTCGACGCGTGTCTTCTGACGACCACGTCGCTGAACCGGTTCGCAGCGCGGCCCTGCAGGCAGAGACTGCAGTGACGGGTGCCATCCTCGCTGAGCAGCATGCTCCGCAGAACCCGGGGGCGCATGGTCTCACCATCGAGGCCAGCTCCAAGGGGTTGCCAGAGGGGTACGCAGAGACGCGATTCGCCAGAGAGACCGGATGGGGCGACGCTCTGGTGGCCTTGCAGCAAGCCCCTCCCACCAGCAGCTGATCTGAGGCGTCAGGCTTCCTGCGTGCGCGCCTGACTCTCCGTGGCGGGTCTCCGCGCGGTGACCAGAAGGCTGGTCTTGAAGACCCCCACGGGCCAGTGACGGGTTGCCCTATCGAGGACCTCCATCGCTGAAACAAACCCGGAAAGGCGTCGCGCCAGCCAGTTGAAGGTGCGATTGGGCATGATCTTCAGCGCCAGCAGACTGGTCTCGACCACACGCAGCCCCTTGCGCCGCAGCAGATCGTGCAGCTCGTCGGTGCTCACCTCGTGGAAGTGGGTCTTCACCTGGAACGCCGCAAGATCGACGTCGGCGTCCTCGAGCTCGTCGATGCCGCGATGCTCCAGGCGATCCTCGAGATAGAGCGCGATCGCTCTGGGGAGGATTCGGCGTAGCATCGGCGCGACACGCCGACCGTTCGGCGTGGTGATGACCAGCAGCCCTCCCGGGCGCAGCAGGCGCGAGAGGCGACCCACGGTCGCGTCGAGATCGTAGACGTGCTCGAGCACCTCGATGCACGTGATGCAATCGAAAGTCCCCTCGTCAGCTTGATCGAGGAACCCATCGTCAAGCGTGTGGAACTCGGTTCGGCTCTCGCCATCGAAGCGCCCCCGGTTCTCGGCGATGATGGCCGAGGAGATGTCCATCCCCACCCGCCAGGCGCCGCGGGTCTCCACGAGATCCTTGAAGAGATGGGCGGGTCCGCACCCGTAATCGAGCCATCGCGCGTCAGCAGAGCGAAGCCGCGGCGTGATGATCTCGGCAAGCAGGCGATTCTTGACGGCGTCGTTGTAGCGATCGGAAGGGGAATATCCCACACGCTGCGCGCGATCGCGCACCTTCTCGAACCACAGGTCGTAATAGGCGCCGAGAACGCCTTGATCGGGACGAATCGGTTGATGCACGGGTCGCGGCCTCTCGTGGGGTCGAGATTCGACCCCAGGCAGAGGGCCGTGACAGTGAGGTACCCGTGGCCGCGCGCGACGAAACCGGTCGAGACGACCTGCATACCTCGTTCAGCGCGGCTTGAGGCGCGGCTGGGCAAACCGTGGGTGCAGCTTCGGCGAAGGGGTGTGCGGCGGCGTCTCGTCGAGCAGGCGAATCACCTCATCGATGGCACGCTCGAGCTGCGCGTCGTGCGAGCGGGCGTAGTCTTGAGGCGCGTTCTCGATCTCGATGTCCGGATCGGTGCCGTAGTTCTCGATCTGCCACCCCACGTCGTCGAAGAAAAACGAGAACTCCGGCTGTGTCGTCACGGTACCGTCGGCCAAGGTGTGGCGAGGCCAGATGCCGATGACCCCACCCCACGTGCGCACGCCGAGCAGCGGCCCCAGCTTGAGCATCTTGAACGCGTGGCTGAACATGTCGCCATCAGACCCCGCGTGCTCGTTGGTCAGGGCCGCCATGGGGCCGCGGGGAGATTCCTGGGGATAGGGAACGGGCGCGCCCCAGCGCGGGAAATCGTAGCCCAGGCGACGCCGTGCGAGCTTCTCGAGCAACAGGCCGGAGACATTTCCCCCGCCATTGAAGCGCACGTCGATCAAGAGCCCTTCGCGATCGTACTCGACCAGATAGGCGCGGTGGAACTCCGCGAAGCCCTCGGCGCTCATGTCGGGGATGTGGATGTATCCCACCCGCCCGGACGTTCGCTCGTGAACGCGCCGGCGCTTCTCGTTGACCCAATCGCGATAGCGGGCCGAGCGCTCGTTCGTGAGCGCCTTCACGGTGACCGTGCGCACCTCCTGACCCCGCTGCACCAGGAGCTCCACCTCGCTTCCTCCCAGGTTCACGAGCCGTGCTCCCGGAGGGGTTCGGTGCCCCACCGACTGACCGTTGATGGCGAGCACCACGTCACCCGACCTCAGGTTGGCGGCGGGCGCCGCCAGCGATGACGTGGAACGTGCGTCCCACGGATCCCCTTCGATGATCCGGTGGATGACGCATCGACCTTCCTCATCAACCGCCCAGTCCACCCCTAAGAAGCCCTGGCGATAATCCGGTGCGGGTCGATACTCCCCACCGTATTCGTAGGCGTGGGAGGTTCCCAGCTCTCCTTGGAGCTCCCACAGCAGATCGGAGAACTCTGACCGCGTGGCCACGCGATCGACAAGCGGGCGATACCGATCGTACACCGCGTCCCAATCGATGCCACACATGTCGGCCACCCAGAAGTGCTCTCTCTGCAGGCGCCACGCTTCACGAAACATCTGGCGCCACTCCGTGCTGGGTCGTGTCGACACCTTGACGCGGTCGAGATCGATCCAGCCGCTCTGCCGACTCGGCTTGCTGCCATCCTTGGCACCGCTCTTGCTCTCTGGAGGCTTGTCTCCCGCCTTCAAGACACGCAGGCGCGAACCCGATCGATAGACCAGGGTCTTTCGATCCATCGAGAGACCGAAGCTGCTGATGCCGTCGACCAGGCGCTCCTGTTTCTGGTTCTCGAAGTCATAGCACTCGAGGATGCCTCTGGGTCCGCCCCCTTCGGTGTCGGTCAGCCTGCGCGCACCCTCGACAGGAAACCAGGAGAAGACAGCTTTCTTGTCGAGCCCGACAATCGCGCTGTAACGCGCTTCAGCAACAGGAAACGCCACCACGCGGCGAGACAGTCCGTCGAGGTCGATGCGCATCCGGTCTTCGCTCTCTGCGAGCACATCTTCATCGAGACGCGCATCGCCCGCACCGATGACATCGCCCGCCGGCTCAGGCAGATCAGAAGGCTTCTTCTTCGCACCCTCGTCCTTCTTCTTGTCCGGGCTGAGCGGCCTGGGAAGCGGAACGAAGGGTGATGGAACATCTTCGCGCAAGGTCACGAGAAACGGTCGCGCGCCACGCGGAAATCCCAGATCGAACTGCATCTGATCGTGGACCGGATCGAAGTCGCGCTGACCGATGAAGTACAGGTAGCGCCCCTTCGGATCGAACGCGGGATTGAAATCGTGCAGCACGGGCGAGGTGGCGTCGTATGTCTCTCCGGTCTCCACGCGACACAGCTTTATCTTCGTGGTCTGCAGGCTGTCGGGAAACCCGTAGGCTACCCAGGCGCCATCCGGCGACCAGGCGACGCCCGCGATGCGCCCGTGGCCACTCGTGTCAAGAACCCGGGCCGTGGGAGGCGCTGCCTCGAGATCAACCAGCATCAGCTCATTCCGGTGGTTGGTGACGATCACGCGATCATGCGCAGGAGAGGCCTCGATCAGGAGCATGCGACCCAGATCGAGGTCGTCGAGGCGCTGCGATTCCAGCGGAGCGCCATCCTGGGGCGCGGCGAAACGCACCAACCGCTCGTGCGGGCTCTCGTCTGAGGCGGCGGCCACCAGCCGCTGACCATCTCGAAGCCAGGTCAGCAGGCGATAGCGAACGCCCTCCGGATCTCCGAGCTGGCGCACTGCGCCCTCCCAGTTCGAGAGCACGAAGGCCTTGCCACGAGAGGTCAGTGCGAGTCCGCTGCCATCCGGCTCGAGATCGACGCTGTGCAGATAACGCCCAGGAGAGACGAATCGTCGGTTGCGCTGCGTACGCGAGGTCGACAAGACGAGATCGACGCGTCGAGCCTGATCTTGCGCGGGATCGAGTACGTAGATGTCTGCGCCCGCGTGGTAGACGAGACGCTTCCCATCGGTGGAGAGCGCGCGTGCGTAGAACTCTTCGTGATCGGTGTGGCGTCTCACGTCGCTGCCGTCAGCCTGACACGAGTACACGTTACCGACGCCTTCGTGATCAGCGATGAAGAAGATGCGGTCATCGACCCAGCACGGGCTGGCCAGGTTCCCCTCGAGCGATCGCAGACGCACGTAGGCGCCGTCTCCGTGTGCATCGACCCAGATCTGTCCGATGGTGCCTCCGCGATATCGCTTCCAACGGGCAGGTTCCGCGGTGTTGCGCCCGATCAGCGACATCCCCTGCGGACCGAACGACAGCGCACTTGCAGGGCCCAGGGGGAGCCGTTGGGGGAGAAGATCTCCCGGACCGACGGTGTAGAGCCATTCATCTCGTCGAAACGCGCGTTCAGCCGCCGACGCATAGACGATGGACGCCCCGTCACGCGTCCATCCGCAGACCCGACAAGGGGTTCCCTGATAGGTGAGCCGCTCTGCCTCTCCCCCGTGAACAGGCATGCAATAGACCTCTGCCGGGCCTTCTTCTCTCCCGACAAATGCCAGCTTCGTGCCATCCGGCGAGAAGCATGGGGTAGAGACCTCGCCAACCCCTGCGGTGATTCTCCAGGCGCGTCCTCCATCTGCGGAAACCGTCCAGAGATCGTCTTCCGCCACGAACACGATGTCGTTGCCCCAGATCGCGGGGTGACGCAGATATCCGGCAGTGGTCACGGCCAGGCCTCCATTCTCGAGCACATCAATCAATCTGTGTCTGCGCTGGCGAGCACCCACTGCTCTACCGCTGCTCCGATCACGGGCACGCGAAACACGTCACCGCGTCCCGCGCGCCACGCAAACGCGAGGAACAGGCAGAAGCAGAAGAGCAGCGCGATGAGCCACGC
Encoded here:
- a CDS encoding peptidase, with amino-acid sequence MTTAGYLRHPAIWGNDIVFVAEDDLWTVSADGGRAWRITAGVGEVSTPCFSPDGTKLAFVGREEGPAEVYCMPVHGGEAERLTYQGTPCRVCGWTRDGASIVYASAAERAFRRDEWLYTVGPGDLLPQRLPLGPASALSFGPQGMSLIGRNTAEPARWKRYRGGTIGQIWVDAHGDGAYVRLRSLEGNLASPCWVDDRIFFIADHEGVGNVYSCQADGSDVRRHTDHEEFYARALSTDGKRLVYHAGADIYVLDPAQDQARRVDLVLSTSRTQRNRRFVSPGRYLHSVDLEPDGSGLALTSRGKAFVLSNWEGAVRQLGDPEGVRYRLLTWLRDGQRLVAAASDESPHERLVRFAAPQDGAPLESQRLDDLDLGRMLLIEASPAHDRVIVTNHRNELMLVDLEAAPPTARVLDTSGHGRIAGVAWSPDGAWVAYGFPDSLQTTKIKLCRVETGETYDATSPVLHDFNPAFDPKGRYLYFIGQRDFDPVHDQMQFDLGFPRGARPFLVTLREDVPSPFVPLPRPLSPDKKKDEGAKKKPSDLPEPAGDVIGAGDARLDEDVLAESEDRMRIDLDGLSRRVVAFPVAEARYSAIVGLDKKAVFSWFPVEGARRLTDTEGGGPRGILECYDFENQKQERLVDGISSFGLSMDRKTLVYRSGSRLRVLKAGDKPPESKSGAKDGSKPSRQSGWIDLDRVKVSTRPSTEWRQMFREAWRLQREHFWVADMCGIDWDAVYDRYRPLVDRVATRSEFSDLLWELQGELGTSHAYEYGGEYRPAPDYRQGFLGVDWAVDEEGRCVIHRIIEGDPWDARSTSSLAAPAANLRSGDVVLAINGQSVGHRTPPGARLVNLGGSEVELLVQRGQEVRTVTVKALTNERSARYRDWVNEKRRRVHERTSGRVGYIHIPDMSAEGFAEFHRAYLVEYDREGLLIDVRFNGGGNVSGLLLEKLARRRLGYDFPRWGAPVPYPQESPRGPMAALTNEHAGSDGDMFSHAFKMLKLGPLLGVRTWGGVIGIWPRHTLADGTVTTQPEFSFFFDDVGWQIENYGTDPDIEIENAPQDYARSHDAQLERAIDEVIRLLDETPPHTPSPKLHPRFAQPRLKPR
- a CDS encoding class I SAM-dependent methyltransferase, whose protein sequence is MPGVESRPHERPRPVHQPIRPDQGVLGAYYDLWFEKVRDRAQRVGYSPSDRYNDAVKNRLLAEIITPRLRSADARWLDYGCGPAHLFKDLVETRGAWRVGMDISSAIIAENRGRFDGESRTEFHTLDDGFLDQADEGTFDCITCIEVLEHVYDLDATVGRLSRLLRPGGLLVITTPNGRRVAPMLRRILPRAIALYLEDRLEHRGIDELEDADVDLAAFQVKTHFHEVSTDELHDLLRRKGLRVVETSLLALKIMPNRTFNWLARRLSGFVSAMEVLDRATRHWPVGVFKTSLLVTARRPATESQARTQEA